The stretch of DNA GCGAGGCCGCGATGACGTGGTCGGTGACGAAGGCCCAGCCGATCCCGTGCTTGACCATCTCGAGGATCACCCAGTGGCTCTCGACCCACCACACCTCGGCGGCGACCCGCAGGCGGCGCTTCTCGGGGCCGTCGCTACGGGCGGCGACCAGAATCTGGCGGTGGCGCTTCAGTTCCTCCCACTCCACCCGGGCCTTGGCCAGCGGGTGGTCGCGGCCGCAGACGAGCTTGAGCGGCACCCAGCCGATGGTCTGGAAGCCGAGTTCCGTCGGCAGGACCTCCTGGCGCCACATCACGCCGAGATCGGCGGCGCCCGACTGCACCATGCGGCTGACATCCTCCATCAGCGGGAAGAGCAGTTCGAGTTCCACGTAAGGAAAGGCACGGGCGAACTCGGCGAAGAGGGCGCCGAGCGCGTGCTCGGGGTAGAGCTCGTCGATGGCGACGACCAGCCGGCTCTCCACCCGCTGCTCCAGGCTGGTCGCCACGCCGATCAGGTGCTCGCGCCGGTCGAGCACCACCCGGGCCTCCGAGAGCAGCCGCTCCCCCGCCGGCGTCAGGACCGGGTTGCGGCCGGCCCGGCTGAACAGCTCCAGCCCCAGATCCGCCTCGAGATTCGCCACCTGGGTGCTGACGGCCGATTGCGCCTTGCGCAG from Methylobacterium aquaticum encodes:
- a CDS encoding LysR family transcriptional regulator, whose protein sequence is MAVSFDQLQAFVAAAEAGSFSGAARLLRKAQSAVSTQVANLEADLGLELFSRAGRNPVLTPAGERLLSEARVVLDRREHLIGVATSLEQRVESRLVVAIDELYPEHALGALFAEFARAFPYVELELLFPLMEDVSRMVQSGAADLGVMWRQEVLPTELGFQTIGWVPLKLVCGRDHPLAKARVEWEELKRHRQILVAARSDGPEKRRLRVAAEVWWVESHWVILEMVKHGIGWAFVTDHVIAASLTAPYLVTPDLQFDQGDWPIALELVWHKQRPCGPAAAWLRERFAAERIGGDGSSALP